In a genomic window of Helianthus annuus cultivar XRQ/B chromosome 10, HanXRQr2.0-SUNRISE, whole genome shotgun sequence:
- the LOC110887065 gene encoding uncharacterized protein LOC110887065: MEWGRLKRSSRPKHSAPHYTNPMLFRKHDPSEKNVITWEPDEEYALTRAFIDVSEDPVIANNQSKFVFWSRIRELFFDLMGKRDEYRPPDSISGKWTDINKKCTNFQTVYQHTFAGWKSGSKDGDITQAALGNKWPSKRSKTNESGEPETPTSDARNTEVNEDIPDDEPVEELPRPSGRSRRAKKPESSSMSMGTDMSNAFSEINKRLQDIHELGTKRIEENREVTEIMRDRQWAHDFEFYSKPHDHLTGKALKMALAQKERIEKKYNL; the protein is encoded by the exons GCTCCCCACTACACGAACCCGATGTTGTTCCGGAAACACGATCCGAGCGAAAAAAATGTGATAACGTGGGAGCCTGATGAGGAGTATGCGTTAACCCGCGCTTTCATCGATGTGTCGGAGGACCCGGTTATag CAAACAATCAAAGTAAATTCGTTTTTTGGTCCCGAATACGAGAACTTTTTTTCGATCTCATGGGTAAAAGAGACGAATACCGCCCACCGGACTCTATATCGGGCAAGTGGACCGATATAAACAAAAAATGCACGAACTTTCAAACCGTGTACCAACACACGTTTGCTGGATGGAAAAGCGGAAGTAAGGACGGAGACATTACGCAAGCGGCATTG GGAAATAAATGGCCGTCAAAGAGGTCCAAAACAAACGAGTCGGGTGAACCCGAAACGCCAACCTCCGACGCTCGAAACACTGAGGTGAACGAGGATATTCCGGATGACGAGCCGGTGGAGGAGCTACCAAGACCGTCCGGAAGAAGTAGGCGGGCGAAAAAGCCTGAGTCGTCATCGATGTCTATGGGAACGGATATGAGTAACGCATTTTCGGAGATAAACAAGCGACTTCAAGATATACACGAACTCGGTACTAAACGTATCGAGGAGAACCGCGAAGTTACGGAGATTATGCGGGATAGACAATGGGCTCACGACTTTGAGTTCTACTCAAAACCGCATGACCACTTAACGGGAAAAGCTTTGAAAATGGCGTTAGCACAAAAGGAGcggattgaaaaaaaatataacctttga